One part of the Anaeromyxobacter sp. Fw109-5 genome encodes these proteins:
- a CDS encoding LptA/OstA family protein, whose product MTLAALLALAALAAAPAAPATAAKPRRPSSAASRSPVATVAGEAKVHIDADELEYVFQKREVIFTGKRTPVVLTRGDARLTCRRLVATNDARGEIARAVCSGDVRFERGERLVTCEKATYEAAAARLVCEGNPVLRDGPSEASGTRLVYDLEIDKARLEGARLVLPGGEVDARRRQLEERRKGGTP is encoded by the coding sequence ATGACGCTCGCCGCCCTCCTCGCCCTCGCCGCGCTCGCCGCGGCTCCGGCGGCGCCGGCCACCGCCGCGAAGCCCAGGCGCCCATCGAGCGCGGCCTCGCGCAGCCCCGTCGCGACGGTCGCGGGCGAGGCGAAGGTCCACATCGACGCGGACGAGCTCGAGTACGTCTTCCAGAAGCGCGAGGTGATCTTCACCGGGAAGCGGACGCCCGTCGTCCTCACGCGCGGCGACGCGCGGCTCACCTGCAGGCGGCTCGTCGCGACGAACGACGCGCGCGGCGAGATCGCCCGCGCGGTCTGCTCGGGCGACGTCCGCTTCGAGCGCGGCGAGCGGCTCGTGACCTGCGAGAAGGCGACCTACGAGGCGGCCGCGGCGCGGCTCGTGTGCGAGGGGAACCCGGTGCTGAGGGACGGGCCGAGCGAGGCGAGCGGCACGCGCCTCGTCTACGACCTCGAGATCGACAAGGCGCGGCTCGAGGGGGCGCGGCTGGTCCTGCCGGGCGGCGAGGTCGACGCCCGCCGCCGCCAGCTCGAGGAGCGGCGCAAGGGAGGCACACCGTGA
- a CDS encoding HAD family hydrolase yields the protein MSTPDDLLARAARVRLVLLDVDGVLTDGRIWYGPEGEALKAFDVRDGHGIVLLRDHVDFGVISGRPGKATQVRLQELRFKHLIFGERDKLEGYARLAHLGLPDEAVAYMGDDVNDVALLRRVGLAAAPADARPEARAAAHLVTSAPGGRGAVRELCDLLLAARNIPV from the coding sequence GTGAGCACCCCGGACGACCTCCTCGCGCGCGCCGCGCGCGTGCGGCTCGTCCTCCTCGACGTGGACGGCGTCCTCACCGACGGGCGGATCTGGTACGGGCCCGAGGGCGAGGCGCTGAAGGCCTTCGACGTGCGCGACGGGCACGGCATCGTGCTGCTGCGCGATCACGTGGACTTCGGCGTCATCTCCGGCCGCCCCGGCAAGGCCACCCAGGTGCGGCTCCAGGAGCTCCGCTTCAAGCACCTCATCTTCGGGGAGCGCGACAAGCTCGAGGGCTACGCCCGGCTCGCGCACCTGGGGCTGCCGGACGAGGCGGTCGCGTACATGGGGGACGACGTGAACGACGTGGCGCTCCTGCGGCGCGTCGGGCTCGCCGCCGCGCCCGCCGACGCGCGCCCGGAGGCGAGGGCGGCCGCGCACCTCGTCACGTCCGCGCCGGGCGGCCGCGGGGCGGTGCGCGAGCTGTGCGATCTGCTGCTCGCGGCGAGGAACATTCCCGTCTAG